In the Juglans microcarpa x Juglans regia isolate MS1-56 chromosome 6D, Jm3101_v1.0, whole genome shotgun sequence genome, one interval contains:
- the LOC121234408 gene encoding LOW QUALITY PROTEIN: protein MEI2-like 1 (The sequence of the model RefSeq protein was modified relative to this genomic sequence to represent the inferred CDS: inserted 1 base in 1 codon) → MPFEVMDQRXVSASSHCFEEISFPSEKVGYLKPKGMPHHGGMKGVVATPGSVLDALPHLEKLSPIGAQSVDTLELPQSILPSDQRKKTGSGGEEADLSNASWESLNHHMESLSNACMQLPSHSLDRKKTVISGTNHESSLFSSSLSEIFSRKLGILGNEVPSHQPASAVFSHHDEELFESIEELEAQTSGNFLPDEDDLFSGMIDELACSAHANSGDDFEDYDLFSSGGGMELEGDDRMYMGQRNFDYLRGLSNGQVGSNSSIVGEHPFGEHPSRTLFVRNINSNVEESELKAFFEKHGDIRTLYTACRHRGFVMVSYYDIRAAQNAKKALQNKPLKRRKLDIHYSIPKDNPSERDINQGTLAVFNLDSSVSDDELRQIFGFYGEIKEIFDIPHKCHPKFIEFYDVRAAESALRALNRSDIAGKQIKVEPSHPGIARWCVMEQFEQEQDGRNVCQSPCKNLSPVCTARSPVSSYVENVFSHRSSSVPNNLPSPVRVASIGKQFGICDSNQSLNEIKFSNQCIPSFHPHSFPEYLDNSVNGSPCKTSSHMAVSLGPKVAEGIDSKQIIEVSSNIRTMEPNAGVFGSSGNGSYPLHGHHHFTWNNSYQQHPSSPLIWGDSPSFAMGVPAHHLPQMPGFPRGSHQLLNTSPVHCHVGSAPAVNPSLWDKRHSYLGESPEASSFHLGSLGSVGFPCSSQLHPIEISSRSTFSHVGRNCPDMLTNAGHHSPKQICHIFPERIPMISMPTSFESPSERARSLSHRRNEANYLADKKQFELDIDRILRGEDSRTTLMIKNIPNKYTSKMLLVAIDEHCRGTYDFIYLPIDFKNKCNVGYAFINMTDPRQIISFHQAFNGKKWEKFNSEKVASLAYARIQGKAALIAHFQNSSLMNEDKRCRPILFHTDGPNAGDLEPFPMGANIRSRPGRPRTSGNEENHNQGSPSTSANREEYSNGSDSSKDFD, encoded by the exons ATGCCATTTGAAGTAATGGATCAAA GTGTGTCTGCCTCGTCTCATTGCTTTGAagaaatttcttttccttctgaG AAAGTTGGATATCTGAAACCCAAGGGCATGCCTCATCACGGAG GAATGAAGGGAGTGGTAGCAACACCTGGAAGCGTGTTGGATGCTTTACCACACCTAGAAAAACTTTCACCTATAGGGGCACAGTCTGTGGATACTCTGGAACTGCCACAGTCAATTCTACCTAGTgatcaaagaaaaaagacagGTTCTGGTGGAGAAGAAGCTGATTTATCCAATGCTTCATGGGAATCCCTGAATCACCATATGGAATCGTTGTCAAATGCGTGCATGCAGCTGCCTTCTCATAGTTTGGACAGGAAGAAGACTGTTATCAGTGGCACCAATCATGAAAGTAGTTTGTTTTCAAGCTCATTGTCTGAAATATTTAGTAGAAAGT TGGGAATTTTGGGGAATGAGGTTCCATCTCATCAGCCTGCTAGTGCTGTTTTTTCCCACCATGATGAAGAGCTGTTTGAATCTATTGAAGAACTTGAGGCCCAAACTAGCGGAAATTTCCTTCCTGATGAAGATGACCTGTTTTCTGGCATGATTGATGAGCTGGCATGTAGTGCTCATGCCAATAGTGGAGATGACTTCGAAGATTATGATTTGTTCAGCAGTGGGGGAGGTATGGAATTAGAAGGGGATGATCGCATGTATATGGGGCAAAGGAATTTTGATTATCTCAGGGGCCTTTCCAATGGTCAAGTGGGTTCTAATAGCTCAATTGTTGGTGAACACCCTTTTGGTGAACACCCATCTAGAACACTCTTTGTGAGAAATATAAATAgcaatgttgaggaatctgaaTTGAAGGCTTTTTTTGAG AAACATGGAGATATTCGAACGCTGTATACTGCCTGCAGGCATCGTGGGTTTGTTATGGTTTCTTACTATGACATAAGGGCAGCTCAAAATgcaaagaaagcacttcaaaataagCCATTGAAGCGTAGGAAACTTGACATACATTATTCGATACCAAAG GACAATCCTTCAGAGAGGGATATTAACCAAGGCACCCTGGCTGTATTCAACCTTGATTCCTCTGTTTCAGATGATGAGCTTCGCCAGATTTTTGGCTTTTATGGAGAAATCAAAGAA ATCTTTGATATTCCACACAAGTGTCACCCAAAGTTCATAGAGTTTTATGATGTTCGAGCTGCAGAATCTGCTCTTCGTGCACTGAATAGGAGTGATATTGCTGGCAAACAGATCAAGGTTGAACCAAGCCATCCAGGGATTGCAAGATGGTG TGTGATGGAACAGTTCGAGCAGGAGCAAGATGGACGTAATGTTTGCCAAAGCCCTTGTAAAAATTTATCACCAGTATGCACAG CCCGATCACCTGTGAGTTCATATGTTGAAAATGTATTCTCTCACAGGAGTTCAAGTGTTCCGAATAACTTGCCCTCTCCGGTGAGAGTGGCATCCATTGGCAAACAATTTGGCATTTGTGATTCAAATCAGTCTCTAAATGAAATAAAGTTTTCCAACCAATGCATTCCCAGTTTCCATCCTCATTCCTTTCCGGAGTATCTTGATAATTCAGTCAATGGTAGTCCATGCAAAACTTCAAGCCATATGGCTGTCAGTCTCGGTCCCAAAGTGGCTGAAGGAATTGACAGTAAGCAAATTATCGAAGTGAGTTCCAACATTCGCACAATGGAACCCAATGCAGGAG TTTTTGGTTCCTCAGGAAATGGGAGTTATCCCCTTCATGGACATCATCACTTCACATGGAACAACTCGTATCAGCAACATCCTTCAAGTCCCTTGATTTGGGGGGATTCACCTTCATTTGCCATGGGTGTTCCTGCTCATCACCTTCCACAAATGCCTGGATTTCCGAGAGGATCACACCAATTGCTGAACACGTCTCCTGTGCACTGCCATGTTGGATCGGCACCAGCTGTAAATCCTTCTCTCTGGGATAAGCGGCATTCCTATCTGGGGGAATCTCCTGAAGCTTCTAGTTTTCATTTGGGTTCTCTTGGGAGTGTGGGTTTTCCTTGCAGTTCTCAATTGCATCCAATAGAAATTTCTTCTCGCAGTACCTTTTCTCATGTTGGCAGAAATTGCCCTGACATGTTGACAAATGCTGGTCATCACTCTCCTAAGCAAATCTGCCATATTTTCCCTGAGAGGATCCCGATGATTTCAATGCCTACATCTTTTGAGTCACCCAGTGAACGTGCAAGAAGCCTTTctcaccgtagaaatgaagcAAATTATCTTGCTGATAAGAAACAATTTGAACTTGATATTGACCGTATATTGCGTGGGGAAGACAGCCGCACAACACTGATGATAAAGAACATTCCCAACAA GTATACTTCTAAGATGCTTTTGGTTGCAATAGATGAGCACTGTCGGGGAACCTATGATTTTATCTATTTGCCAATTGACTTCAAG AACAAATGCAATGTGGGCTATGCGTTCATCAATATGACTGATCCTCGACAGATAATTTCATTCCATCAG GCATTCAATGGTAAAAAATGGGAAAAGTTTAATAGTGAAAAGGTGGCATCCCTTGCATATGCTAGGATTCAGGGAAAGGCTGCTCTTATTGCCCATTTTCAGAATTCAAGCTTGATGAATGAAGATAAACGTTGCCGTCCTATTCTCTTTCATACTGACGGTCCAAATGCTGGTGATCTA GAGCCCTTCCCCATGGGTGCTAATATTCGTTCAAGACCAGGCAGACCCCGAACTAGTGGCAATGAGGAAAACCACAACCAAGGGAGCCCTTCTACTTCTGCAAATAGAGAGGAATATTCCAATGGATCGGATTCTTCAAAGGACTTCGATTGA